A genomic window from Populus nigra chromosome 7, ddPopNigr1.1, whole genome shotgun sequence includes:
- the LOC133698844 gene encoding uncharacterized protein LOC133698844, giving the protein MSKSTSTSSSSASTTPSPSIKPESYAHSPVHYAVVLGDHTTLTRLLATLPRLTDPTKIHTESDSLSQEQLVDKISSLVDRRDVPYRETPLHLAVRLNDLFAAKALAAAGADVSLQNSAGWNPLQEALCRRYSEIALILLRLHHRSAWSKWRRRLPRLTAVLRRMRDFYMEISFHFESSVIPFVNKLAPSDTYKIWKRDANLRADTTLAGFDGLKIQRADQSFLFLGDGEQTHSIPPGSLLVLNHDERKIFDAFESAGSPMSESDIAGFCSQTSVYRPGMDVTKAELISRTNWRRQEKTESVGEWKAKVYELNNVVFSFRSRKVSENDVAGSEQVLPLELDEDGDGFLVAENPSFLNFEFNNGNESKRRHSSFVREEREFVSVGRKSVDIYPSSTVAERRRVVAVPEKVKEKEYVRSLKPSVWLTEQFPLKIEELLPLLDILANKVKAVRRMRELLTTKFPAGTFPVKVAIPVVPTVRVVITFTKFVELPPTEQFYTPLSSPRHFGGLVGSRAGISDDDNKSDTHYSSLPPSSSSSTSTSWLRRNSSQSASKQHHRHSSSVGRQQQQADPFAIPSGYTWTSVDDKSSKMKKSKSVRKSK; this is encoded by the exons ATGTCCAAATCCACCTCAACGTCGTCGTCTTCAGCATCAACGACACCGTCTCCTTCAATAAAACCAGAATCCTACGCTCACAGTCCAGTCCACTACGCCGTCGTGCTGGGGGACCACACAACCCTCACACGCCTCCTCGCCACTCTCCCCAGACTCACCGATCCCACCAAAATCCACACGGAGTCTGACTCGCTGAGTCAAGAGCAACTTGTCGACAAAATATCCTCTCTCGTCGACCGCCGTGATGTCCCTTACCGTGAAACGCCTCTCCACCTTGCTGTCCGCTTAAACGACCTCTTCGCCGCCAAAGCCCTTGCAGCTGCTGGAGCTGACGTGTCGTTGCAGAACTCCGCTGGCTGGAACCCCCTCCAGGAGGCATTATGTCGCCGGTACTCGGAAATCGCTCTCATTCTTCTCCGTCTCCACCACCGCTCCGCCTGGTCCAAGTGGCGACGCCGCCTGCCTCGTCTCACTGCCGTCCTTCGCCGCATGCGCGACTTCTACATGGAAATTTCCTTCCACTTTGAAAGCTCAGTCATTCCTTTTGTAAACAAACTCGCTCCATCGGACACGTACAAGATCTGGAAACGTGACGCTAATCTCCGAGCCGATACTACCTTAGCCGGCTTCGACGGCTTGAAAATCCAGCGCGCCGATCAAAGCTTCCTCTTCCTCGGCGACGGTGAACAAACTCACTCCATTCCTCCCGGTTCTCTCTTAGTTCTCAACCACGATGAACGTAAAATCTTTGATGCATTCGAATCCGCGGGATCTCCGATGAGCGAGTCTGATATCGCCGGATTCTGCTCCCAAACGAGCGTATACCGTCCCGGGATGGATGTCACTAAAGCCGAATTAATAAGCCGAACGAATTGGCGACGACAAGAGAAAACAGAATCTGTTGGCGAATGGAAAGCTAAAGTTTACGAATTAAACAACGTCGTTTTCAGCTTTCGATCTCGTAAAGTAAGCGAAAACGACGTCGCAGGAAGCGAGCAAGTTTTGCCGTTAGAGCTTGACGAAGATGGTGACGGCTTTTTAGTGGCTGAAAATCCTAGCTtccttaattttgaatttaataacggAAATGAGAGTAAAAGGAGGCATAGCAGTTTTGTGAGGGAGGAGAGGGAGTTTGTGAGTGTAGGGAGGAAAAGTGTGGATATTTATCCGTCGTCTACGGTGGCGGAGAGGAGGAGGGTGGTGGCGGTGCCCGAAAAAGTGAAGGAGAAAGAGTATGTGAGGAGTTTGAAGCCGTCAGTTTGGTTAACGGAACAATTTCCGCTAAAGATAGAGGAGCTATTGCCGTTACTTGATATTTTAGCGAATAAAGTCAAAGCTGTGAGGAGAATGCGTGAATTGCTCACCACTAAATTCCCGGCGGGAACTTTTCCGGttaag GTGGCGATCCCGGTGGTCCCGACAGTGAGGGTGGTGATAACATTCACTAAATTTGTCGAGCTACCACCAACTGAACAATTCTACACTCCACTTTCAAGTCCAAGACATTTCGGTGGTCTTGTAGGAAGTAGAGCAGGAATATCAGATGATGATAACAAATCAGACACGCATTATTCATCATTGCCACCGTCGTCTTCGTCGTCAACTTCGACCTCATGGTTGCGGCGAAACAGCAGCCAGTCTGCAAGCAAGCAGCACCACCGACATAGTTCTTCAGTAGGGCGGCAGCAGCAGCAAGCTGACCCTTTTGCTATACCAAGTGGATATACATGGACAAGTGTTGATGACAAGTCTAGCAAAATGAAGAAATCCAAATCTGTCAGGAAATCCAAGTAG
- the LOC133698542 gene encoding arogenate dehydratase/prephenate dehydratase 1, chloroplastic-like isoform X2 has protein sequence MAASHIWVSPLRPHSNVGVSDLGLRRCVDLRCNWDLERLPRWECYCLSVLAQRAITPVEDEKPLIPRVETSEAIDQVQNTQSRGFHKDLNLLPKPLSATDLFPSPRNGAKVRVAYQGMPGAYGEAAALKAYPKCETVPCEEFEAAFKAVELWLVDKAVLPIESSVGGSIHRNYDLLLRHRLHIVGEVQMIVNHCLLGLPGVQKEELKRVLSHPQMVAASGERDSGVIASDRAADIYGLNILLEKIQDDDDNITRFLILAREPIIPGTDRPHKTSIVFTLEEGPGMLFKALAVFASRDINLTKIESRPQRKRPLRVVDDSNKGSARYFDYLFYIDFEASMAEPRAQHALAHLQEFASFLRVLGCYATDSAV, from the exons ATGGCTGCTTCTCACATATGGGTTAGCCCTTTGAGGCCTCATTCTAATGTAGGTGTGTCAGATTTGGGGTTAAGGAGATGTGTGGATTTGAGGTGCAATTGGGATCTTGAGAGGCTCCCTAGATGGGAATGTTATTGTTTGAGTGTTTTGGCTCAAAGAGCTATCACTCCTGTCGAAGATGAGAAGCCTTTAATTCCTCGGGTGGAGACTTCTGAGGCAATTGATCAGGTTCAGAACACTCAGTCCAGGGGGTTTCACAAGGATTTGAACCTTCTTCCTA AACCGTTATCTGCTACAGatctttttccttctcctcGAAATGGTGCAAAAGTACGGGTTGCATATCAG GGGATGCCAGGTGCCTACGGTGAGGCTGCTGCGCTCAAAGCATATCCAAAGTGTGAAACTGTCCCATGTGAAGAGTTTGAAGCTGCTTTCAAG GCAGTTGAACTCTGGCTAGTGGATAAAGCAGTCCTCCCCATTGAGAGTTCAGTGGGTGGCAGCATCCACCGCAATTATGATTTACTCCTTCGCCATAGGCTGCATATAGTAGGGGAGGTGCAGATGATAGTTAACCATTGCCTTTTGGGATTGCCTGGTGTACAGAAGGAGGAATTGAAACGTGTTTTGAGCCACCCCCAG ATGGTTGCGGCAAGTGGTGAAAGAGATTCTGGTGTGATCGCTAGTGATCGTGCAGCAGACATCTATGGCCTTAACATTCTATTGGAAAAAATCCAG gatgatgatgataatattaCCCGCTTTTTGATACTTGCAAGAGAACCTATAATTCCTGGAACTGACAGGCCCCATAAG ACAAGCATTGTTTTCACTCTCGAAGAAGGTCCTGGCATGCTGTTCAAAGCACTAGCGGTGTTTGCTTCGAGGGACATTAACTTGACAaag ATAGAGAGTCGCCCACAAAGAAAGCGTCCATTAAGGGTTGTTGATGATTCTAACAAGGGAAGTGCCAG GTACTTCGATTACCTTTTCTACATTGACTTTGAAGCTTCCATGGCAGAACCTCGGGCTCAGCACGCTTTGGCACATTTGCAG GAATTTGCTAGCTTTCTTCGTGTTCTTGGCTGCTATGCAACAGATTCAGCTGTTTAG
- the LOC133698542 gene encoding arogenate dehydratase/prephenate dehydratase 1, chloroplastic-like isoform X1: MAASHIWVSPLRPHSNVGVSDLGLRRCVDLRCNWDLERLPRWECYCLSVLAQRAITPVEDEKPLIPRVETSEAIDQVQNTQSRGFHKDLNLLPKPLSATDLFPSPRNGAKVRVAYQGMPGAYGEAAALKAYPKCETVPCEEFEAAFKAVELWLVDKAVLPIESSVGGSIHRNYDLLLRHRLHIVGEVQMIVNHCLLGLPGVQKEELKRVLSHPQALEQCDMILTKLGVVRVSTDDTAGAALMVAASGERDSGVIASDRAADIYGLNILLEKIQDDDDNITRFLILAREPIIPGTDRPHKTSIVFTLEEGPGMLFKALAVFASRDINLTKIESRPQRKRPLRVVDDSNKGSARYFDYLFYIDFEASMAEPRAQHALAHLQEFASFLRVLGCYATDSAV, translated from the exons ATGGCTGCTTCTCACATATGGGTTAGCCCTTTGAGGCCTCATTCTAATGTAGGTGTGTCAGATTTGGGGTTAAGGAGATGTGTGGATTTGAGGTGCAATTGGGATCTTGAGAGGCTCCCTAGATGGGAATGTTATTGTTTGAGTGTTTTGGCTCAAAGAGCTATCACTCCTGTCGAAGATGAGAAGCCTTTAATTCCTCGGGTGGAGACTTCTGAGGCAATTGATCAGGTTCAGAACACTCAGTCCAGGGGGTTTCACAAGGATTTGAACCTTCTTCCTA AACCGTTATCTGCTACAGatctttttccttctcctcGAAATGGTGCAAAAGTACGGGTTGCATATCAG GGGATGCCAGGTGCCTACGGTGAGGCTGCTGCGCTCAAAGCATATCCAAAGTGTGAAACTGTCCCATGTGAAGAGTTTGAAGCTGCTTTCAAG GCAGTTGAACTCTGGCTAGTGGATAAAGCAGTCCTCCCCATTGAGAGTTCAGTGGGTGGCAGCATCCACCGCAATTATGATTTACTCCTTCGCCATAGGCTGCATATAGTAGGGGAGGTGCAGATGATAGTTAACCATTGCCTTTTGGGATTGCCTGGTGTACAGAAGGAGGAATTGAAACGTGTTTTGAGCCACCCCCAG GCACTTGAACAATGTGACATGATATTGACCAAATTAGGTGTTGTCAGAGTTAGTACTGATGATACTGCAGGTGCTGCTCTG ATGGTTGCGGCAAGTGGTGAAAGAGATTCTGGTGTGATCGCTAGTGATCGTGCAGCAGACATCTATGGCCTTAACATTCTATTGGAAAAAATCCAG gatgatgatgataatattaCCCGCTTTTTGATACTTGCAAGAGAACCTATAATTCCTGGAACTGACAGGCCCCATAAG ACAAGCATTGTTTTCACTCTCGAAGAAGGTCCTGGCATGCTGTTCAAAGCACTAGCGGTGTTTGCTTCGAGGGACATTAACTTGACAaag ATAGAGAGTCGCCCACAAAGAAAGCGTCCATTAAGGGTTGTTGATGATTCTAACAAGGGAAGTGCCAG GTACTTCGATTACCTTTTCTACATTGACTTTGAAGCTTCCATGGCAGAACCTCGGGCTCAGCACGCTTTGGCACATTTGCAG GAATTTGCTAGCTTTCTTCGTGTTCTTGGCTGCTATGCAACAGATTCAGCTGTTTAG
- the LOC133699768 gene encoding pentatricopeptide repeat-containing protein At3g53700, chloroplastic gives MAFTSTLKYHTWFPFHHHLASHKPTSNSTLSFATTNHEPLTTTTNSATRLSPNFTPTQLLHSLRREEDSSAVIHLFYWASKQPNFKPSSSIFKEVLHKLGKAGEFDAMKDILKEMKISLSVIDNDSLLVFIESYASFGLYNEILQFVDAMEVEFGVVANTHFYNFLLNVLVDGNKLKLVEIAHSNMVSRGIKPDVSTFNILIKALCRAHQIRPAILLMEEMEDFGLLPDEKTFTTIMQGFIEEGNLDGAMRVKEQMVEAGCVVTNVTVNVLVNGFCKEGRIEEALRFIEEMSLREGFFPDKYTFNMLVNGLSKTGHVKHALEVMDMMLREGFDPDIYTYNSLISGLCKLGEVDEAVEVLNQMIERDCSPNTVTYNTIISTLCKENQVEEATKLALVLTGKGILPDVCTYNSLIQGLCLSRNHTVAMELYKEMKTKGCHPDEFTYNMLIDSLCFRGKLQEALNLLKEMEVSGCARNVITYNTLIDGFCKNKRIAEAEEIFDQMELQGVSRNSVTYNTLIDGLCKSERVEEASQLMDQMIMEGLRPDKFTYNSLLTYFCKAGDIKKAADIVQTMASDGCEPDIVTYGTLIAGLCKAGRVEAATKLLRTIQMKGINLTPHAYNPVIQALFRRKRSKEAVRLFREMIEKAEAPDAVTYKIVFRGLCQGGGPIGEAVDFVMEMLERGYVPEFSSFYMLAEGLFSLAMVGTLIKLIDMVMEKAKFSDNEVTMIRGFLKISKYQDALATLGGILDSRKPNRAYR, from the coding sequence ATGGCTTTCACTTCCACTCTCAAGTACCACACTTGGTTTCCCTTCCACCACCACCTCGCCTCTCACAAACCCACCTCCAATTCCACTCTTTCTTTTGCTACCACTAACCATGAGCCGCTCACCACGACCACCAACTCAGCAACCCGTCTATCTCCCAATTTCACTCCAACCCAACTCCTCCACTCCCTTCGCCGCGAAGAAGACTCCTCCGCCGTGATTCACCTGTTTTACTGGGCCTCAAAGCAGCCAAATTTCAAGCCCAGTTCATCCATCTTCAAGGAAGTTCTTCATAAACTTGGTAAAGCAGGTGAATTTGATGCAATGAAAGAcatcttgaaagaaatgaagATTTCTTTGTCTGTCATTGATAATGACTCTTTACTTGTTTTTATTGAAAGTTATGCCAGTTTTGGATTATATAATGAGATTCTTCAGTTTGTTGATGCGATGGAAGTTGAATTTGGGGTAGTGGCGAATAcccatttttataatttcttgttGAATGTTCTTGTTGATGGAAATAAGTTGAAGTTAGTTGAAATTGCGCATTCTAATATGGTTAGTAGAGGAATTAAGCCTGATGTTTcgacttttaatattttaattaaagctTTGTGTAGAGCTCATCAAATTAGGCCAGCCATTTTGTTGATGGAGGAGATGGAAGATTTTGGTTTGTTGCCGGACGAGAAAACGTTTACTACTATAATGCAAGGGTTTATTGAGGAAGGGAATTTAGATGGTGCGATGAGAGTGAAAGAGCAAATGGTGGAAGCTGGATGTGTTGTGACTAATGTGACTGTTAATGTTTTGGTTAATGGGTTTTGCAAAGAGGGAAGGATTGAGGAGGCGTTGAGGTTTATAGAAGAGATGTCGTTGAGGGAGGGATTTTTTCCGGATAAGTATACCTTTAATATGTTGGTTAATGGGTTGAGTAAGACAGGTCATGTTAAGCATGCTTTAGAGGTTATGGATATGATGCTCAGGGAAGGGTTTGATCCGGATATATACACGTATAATTCTTTGATTTCAGGTTTGTGTAAGTTGGGTGAGGTTGATGAGGCCGTGGAAGTTCTCAACCAGATGATTGAGAGGGATTGTTCGCCGAATACGGTTACTTATAACACAATTATTAGTACCTTATGTAAGGAGAACCAAGTTGAAGAGGCTACAAAACTTGCTCTTGTCTTGACTGGTAAGGGGATTTTACCAGATGTTTGTACATATAATTCTCTTATACAAGGTTTGTGCTTGAGTCGAAATCATACCGTTGCAATGGAATTGTACAAGGAGATGAAGACTAAAGGGTGCCATCCTGATGAGTTTACCTACAATATGTTGATTGACAGCCTTTGTTTTAGAGGGAAGCTTCAGGAAGCTCTGAATCTGCTTAAGGAAATGGAAGTGAGTGGCTGTGCAAGAAATGTTATAACGTATAATACTTTGATTGATGGGTTTTGCAAAAACAAGAGGATTGCAGAAGCAGAGGAGATCTTTGACCAGATGGAACTCCAAGGGGTTTCCAGAAATTCAGTGACCTACAATACCCTTATTGATGGTCTTTGTAAGAGCGAGAGGGTGGAGGAGGCTTCTCAATTGATGGACCAGATGATAATGGAAGGGTTGAGGCCTGACAAATTCACCTACAATTCTCTGCTTACGTACTTCTGCAAGGCAGGGGACATAAAAAAAGCAGCAGATATTGTTCAAACTATGGCTTCCGATGGGTGTGAACCAGATATTGTCACATACGGGACCCTGATTGCAGGACTGTGCAAGGCAGGAAGAGTTGAGGCTGCAACTAAGCTCCTCAGAACCATtcaaatgaaaggcataaatcTGACCCCACATGCCTATAACCCAGTAATTCAAGCACTATTTAGACGGAAGAGATCAAAAGAAGCCGTGAGACTTTTCAGAGAAATGATAGAGAAGGCTGAGGCTCCAGATGCTGTCACATATAAGATTGTTTTCCGTGGGCTGTGCCAGGGTGGAGGACCAATCGGAGAAGCTGTTGATTTCGTTATGGAAATGCTAGAGAGAGGATATGTACCTGAATTCTCATCTTTCTATATGCTGGCCGAGGGACTATTTTCTTTAGCTATGGTGGGAACCCTGATTAAGCTCATAGATATGGTCATGGAGAAAGCAAAGTTCTCAGACAATGAAGTAACCATGATAAGgggtttcctcaagatttcgaAGTACCAAGATGCTTTGGCCACCCTAGGAGGCATCCTGGATAGCAGAAAGCCCAACAGAGCTTACAGATGA
- the LOC133699296 gene encoding lactoylglutathione lyase GLX1-like: protein MAEEAAKAVTPNAELLEWPKKDKRRLLHAVYRVGDLDRTIKFYTEGFGMKLLRHRDIPEEKYSNAFLGFGPEESNFVVELTYNYGVTSYDIGEGFGHFAIATEDVYKLVEKLRALGGNVTREPGPVKGGASVIAFVKDPDGYAFELIQRGPTPEPLCQLMLRVGDLDRSIKFYEKALGMKLLRKIDRPEYKYTLAMMGYADEYETTVLELTYNYGVTEYTKGNAYAQVAISTDDVYKSAEVVNLVTQELGGKITRQPGPIPGINTKITSFLDPDGWKSVLVDNEDFLKELHKEE, encoded by the exons ATGGCTGAGGAGGCAGCGAAAGCAGTGACGCCAAACGCAGAGTTGCTGGAATGGCCGAAGAAAGACAAGCGTCGTTTGCTTCATGCTGTGTATCGTGTTGGTGATCTTGATCGCACCATTAA GTTTTATACAGAAGGATTTGGAATGAAGTTATTAAGGCACAGGGATATACCAGAAGAGAAATACTCCAATGCATTTCTTGGGTTTGGACCTGAAGAGTCTAATTTTGTTGTTGAATTAACTTACA ATTATGGGGTGACTTCATATGATATTGGAGAAGGTTTTGGTCATTTTGCAATTGCAACTGAGGAT GTTTATAAGCTAGTAGAAAAGCTCCGTGCCCTTGGTGGTAACGTTACTAGGGAACCTGGTCCGGTCAAAGGTGGAGCATCTGTAATTGCTTTCGTGAAGGATCCTGATGGCTATGCTTTTGAGCTCATCCAGAGAGGTCCAACTCCTGAGCCCCTCTGCCAATTAATGCTCCGTGTTGGAGATCTTGATCGCTCTATCAAGTTCTATGAAAAG GCCTTGGGGATGAAGCTATTGAGGAAGATTGATAGACCTGAGTACAAG TACACATTGGCCATGATGGGGTATGCTGATGAATATGAGACAACTGTTCTGGAATTGACTTACAACTATGGTGTGACTGAATACACCAAGGGAAATGCATATGCACAG GTTGCAATTAGTACTGATGATGTGTACAAAAGTGCTGAGGTTGTCAACCTTGTTACGCAAGAGCTTGGTGGTAAGATAACACGTCAACCAGGACCAATTCCTGGAATCAACACAAAAATCACCTCTTTTCTAGATCCAGATGGCTGGAAATCT